The Pseudomonadota bacterium genome has a window encoding:
- the yedF gene encoding sulfurtransferase-like selenium metabolism protein YedF yields MKKEIDARGLSCPAPVLQTKAAIETEGVKEIEVMVDNEAASQNVSRFLENQGFKTFVKQKDTDFIVAGTSEEQKLPKKEKQSGSSEKKIMVMVATDRMGYGDDELGKKLVVNFIKTLKEMGKELWRLVFVNNGVKLTIDGSAALNALKELEESGITILVCGTCLDHFKLLEKKKVGETTNMLDIVTAMQLADKVINI; encoded by the coding sequence ATGAAAAAAGAAATAGATGCCCGCGGCCTTTCCTGCCCGGCACCGGTACTTCAAACCAAAGCCGCTATAGAAACCGAAGGTGTAAAAGAAATTGAGGTTATGGTTGATAATGAAGCAGCCAGTCAGAATGTAAGCAGATTTTTGGAAAATCAGGGTTTTAAAACCTTTGTTAAGCAAAAAGATACGGATTTTATTGTAGCCGGAACCAGTGAAGAACAAAAGTTGCCGAAAAAAGAAAAACAATCCGGGAGCAGTGAAAAAAAAATAATGGTTATGGTGGCAACAGACAGAATGGGTTATGGAGATGACGAACTTGGTAAAAAACTTGTTGTAAATTTTATCAAGACCTTAAAAGAGATGGGTAAAGAGCTTTGGAGGCTTGTATTTGTAAACAATGGAGTAAAACTGACTATAGATGGATCAGCTGCTCTTAACGCATTAAAAGAGCTGGAAGAAAGCGGCATTACTATACTTGTGTGTGGGACATGTCTTGATCATTTCAAGCTGCTTGAAAAAAAGAAAGTTGGTGAGACTACCAACATGCTTGATATAGTTACAGCTATGCAATTAGCAGATAAGGTGATTAATATTTGA
- a CDS encoding KamA family radical SAM protein, whose translation MIDISKYCPEYLLSEIPQPFEIAKKAATLDEFRLEIADYVHTMHYEMFDDDDLSSENRIIRVRDCARAINRAFIRQSEDKAQFSISQAIYDIAHKVPRPDLSPAFYAEILYLFLGLQGKGPNPLFADSYLEPSCLEGREAALERSDQLDALSVEMYRQTSKYTDGLNEDSVNRRSMRKKHILQKLGATPENWFDWRWQFQNVLRDVNQIKNLLNLTPDEAAAIEKVRKNKIPFGITPYYLSLMDDDPDSGRDRSIRAQVIPPSTYIEQLALRDDKDKSCFDFMCESDTSPIDLITRRYPEICIFKPFNTCPQICVYCQRNWEIEDAMMPGALASDQKIMEAVSWIKAHPAIQEVLITGGDPFGMNDYDIDRIISLIADIPSVERIRIGTRTLVTAPMRLTETLADILAKYRIPGKRQVAVVTHVQHAYELTPETLAAIEKLKTRGIPVFNQLVYTFYVSRRFEAAFLRKTLTNCGIEPYYTFNTKGKEETIEYRVPIARLLQEQKEETRLFPGLVRTDEAVYNVPGMGKNYLRAVQHRDLLSILPDGSRLYQFHPWEKNITKTLSTYIGQDVPILDYLCRLEDVGEDPDNYNTIWYYF comes from the coding sequence ATGATTGATATCAGTAAATATTGCCCTGAATATCTGTTGTCGGAAATACCACAACCTTTTGAAATTGCAAAAAAGGCCGCAACACTTGATGAATTCAGGCTTGAAATTGCCGATTATGTTCATACCATGCATTATGAAATGTTTGATGATGATGATTTATCAAGCGAAAACAGAATTATTCGCGTCAGGGATTGTGCCCGAGCCATCAACAGGGCATTTATCCGTCAGTCGGAAGATAAAGCGCAATTCTCCATATCCCAGGCAATTTATGATATAGCCCATAAAGTTCCGCGACCTGATCTTTCTCCGGCATTTTATGCTGAAATACTTTATCTGTTTTTAGGTTTACAAGGAAAAGGCCCTAATCCGCTTTTTGCAGATTCTTATCTGGAACCCAGCTGTTTAGAAGGACGGGAAGCTGCTCTTGAGCGAAGCGACCAACTGGATGCTCTTTCTGTGGAAATGTACAGACAAACAAGTAAATACACGGATGGCTTAAACGAAGATTCAGTCAATCGTCGCAGTATGCGCAAAAAACATATTCTTCAAAAACTCGGAGCAACACCTGAAAACTGGTTTGACTGGCGCTGGCAGTTTCAAAATGTTTTACGTGATGTTAATCAGATTAAAAATCTGTTAAATCTGACTCCGGATGAAGCTGCTGCTATTGAAAAAGTAAGAAAAAATAAAATACCTTTTGGAATTACTCCCTATTATCTTTCTCTTATGGATGATGATCCTGATTCGGGAAGAGACCGCTCTATCAGAGCCCAGGTTATTCCACCTTCAACATATATAGAACAGCTTGCATTAAGAGATGATAAAGATAAATCCTGCTTTGATTTTATGTGTGAAAGTGATACATCTCCTATAGATCTTATAACCCGCAGATATCCGGAAATCTGCATTTTTAAACCTTTTAATACATGCCCTCAAATCTGTGTTTATTGCCAGAGAAACTGGGAAATCGAAGATGCAATGATGCCTGGTGCTTTGGCATCGGATCAAAAAATTATGGAAGCAGTATCATGGATTAAAGCACATCCGGCCATCCAAGAAGTTCTGATTACCGGCGGTGATCCTTTTGGAATGAATGATTATGATATAGACCGTATAATTTCATTGATAGCTGACATACCTTCAGTTGAACGCATTCGTATAGGCACCAGAACATTGGTAACAGCTCCCATGCGGCTAACAGAAACACTTGCGGATATTCTGGCCAAATACCGGATTCCAGGAAAAAGGCAAGTTGCCGTTGTTACTCATGTACAGCACGCATATGAGCTTACTCCTGAAACACTTGCAGCAATTGAAAAACTAAAAACCAGGGGTATCCCGGTTTTTAACCAGCTAGTATATACATTTTATGTTTCAAGGCGTTTTGAAGCAGCATTTTTAAGAAAAACTCTTACCAATTGTGGCATAGAACCATATTATACTTTCAACACCAAGGGCAAGGAAGAAACTATTGAATACAGGGTGCCGATAGCACGCCTGCTTCAGGAACAAAAAGAAGAGACACGTTTATTTCCGGGCCTGGTCCGAACGGATGAAGCAGTTTATAATGTGCCTGGCATGGGCAAGAACTACCTTAGGGCTGTTCAGCATCGCGATCTTCTTTCCATACTGCCGGACGGCTCACGCCTTTATCAGTTTCATCCATGGGAAAAAAATATTACAAAAACACTTTCAACTTACATAGGACAGGATGTACCTATTCTTGACTATCTTTGCAGGCTTGAAGATGTTGGCGAAGATCCGGATAATTACAACACAATCTGGTATTATTTTTGA
- a CDS encoding PAS domain S-box protein, giving the protein MDYEKQKLNAILDNLEDGIYVIAQDFTIEFMNLSMVRMFGNGVGKKCYKIINDSNDICPWCTVKGQDRTLNEEEFRQELYIPKIDKTFMVKKISLKNSDCTFSSVFIYRDITYRKQHEAILKASVEDYRNLFEHVGVGVYISTKDGKFMDANQGILDMLGYSGKEEFLKINIITDLYTHPDDRREFQKMIERDGRVIDYEAIFKRKDKSSIPVLMTSHVRYDLNGNIVGYEGIVVDQSHRFEMERRLKEAWDFMNKIIQNSPDAIIAADIKGNIIIWNRAAEDMLGYPASEVIGKMNISKIYPEDMAHKIMKMIRSPEHGGVGMFRSQPVHYVRKDGKTIEGNLSAAMIYDDNGNEATTVGSFVDITERIEMEHTLRDTREQLLQSEKLAAMGRLTSQIAHELNNPLYGIMNTLELLKTEISPENKRRKLLEMSLSEIVRLAEMLRKMLSFSKPEYEEKKPVDVNVIIDEIMMLYEKQFQENSIKIKTEFDNKINKVIASTNQLRQVFLNMVSNAKDAMVDGGTFTVKTFESNGFVNIQFADTGGGILEENMDKIFDSFFTTKPSVKGVGLGLSVCYGFIQDHGGDIKVKSAPGEGAQFTILLPVKQG; this is encoded by the coding sequence ATGGATTACGAAAAGCAGAAGTTAAATGCAATTCTTGATAATCTGGAAGACGGAATTTATGTAATTGCCCAGGATTTTACAATAGAGTTTATGAATCTAAGCATGGTTCGTATGTTTGGTAATGGTGTAGGCAAAAAATGTTATAAGATAATTAATGACAGTAATGATATCTGCCCATGGTGCACTGTGAAAGGTCAAGACCGAACTTTAAACGAAGAAGAGTTTCGGCAGGAGCTTTATATTCCAAAAATTGATAAAACTTTTATGGTAAAGAAAATATCATTGAAAAATTCAGATTGTACGTTTTCAAGCGTGTTTATCTATCGGGATATTACTTACCGTAAACAGCATGAAGCCATATTAAAAGCATCCGTTGAAGACTATCGTAATTTGTTTGAGCATGTAGGAGTTGGTGTATATATCAGCACAAAGGATGGTAAGTTTATGGATGCAAATCAGGGTATACTCGATATGCTGGGATATTCAGGCAAAGAAGAATTCTTAAAAATTAATATCATTACTGATCTTTATACTCACCCTGATGATAGGCGAGAGTTTCAGAAAATGATAGAAAGAGATGGGCGTGTTATAGATTATGAGGCAATTTTTAAGCGAAAAGATAAAAGCTCCATTCCGGTTTTGATGACAAGCCATGTCAGGTATGACCTTAATGGTAATATCGTAGGGTATGAGGGAATAGTTGTTGATCAATCCCACCGGTTTGAGATGGAAAGAAGACTTAAAGAAGCATGGGATTTTATGAACAAGATTATTCAGAATTCACCTGATGCAATAATAGCTGCCGATATTAAGGGCAATATTATTATATGGAATCGGGCAGCAGAAGACATGCTTGGATATCCGGCCAGCGAAGTAATAGGTAAAATGAATATAAGTAAAATTTATCCTGAAGACATGGCACATAAAATCATGAAGATGATACGCAGCCCTGAACATGGCGGTGTCGGAATGTTCCGTTCTCAACCCGTGCATTATGTACGTAAGGATGGAAAGACTATTGAAGGCAATTTGTCTGCTGCCATGATTTATGATGATAATGGTAATGAGGCTACAACTGTAGGATCATTTGTTGATATTACCGAACGGATTGAGATGGAGCACACGCTAAGAGATACACGCGAACAACTCTTGCAGTCGGAAAAGCTGGCTGCAATGGGACGCCTTACATCACAGATAGCACATGAGCTTAATAATCCTCTTTATGGAATTATGAATACACTTGAATTGTTAAAAACGGAAATTTCGCCTGAAAATAAAAGGCGAAAATTGCTGGAAATGTCACTTTCGGAAATTGTCCGGCTTGCAGAAATGCTTCGCAAAATGCTGTCTTTTTCCAAGCCCGAGTATGAGGAAAAGAAACCTGTGGATGTAAATGTTATAATAGATGAAATAATGATGCTTTATGAGAAACAATTCCAGGAAAACAGCATAAAAATAAAGACGGAATTCGATAATAAAATAAATAAAGTAATAGCATCAACTAACCAGTTACGTCAGGTTTTTTTAAACATGGTTTCAAATGCAAAGGATGCAATGGTAGATGGTGGTACATTTACAGTTAAGACTTTTGAGTCAAATGGATTTGTTAACATACAGTTTGCAGATACAGGTGGCGGAATATTGGAAGAAAATATGGATAAAATTTTTGACAGTTTTTTTACTACAAAGCCCAGCGTAAAAGGGGTCGGGCTTGGGTTATCCGTCTGCTATGGGTTTATACAGGATCATGGCGGTGACATAAAGGTAAAAAGCGCCCCCGGCGAAGGAGCACAGTTTACAATTTTGCTGCCTGTAAAACAGGGCTAA
- a CDS encoding molybdopterin-dependent oxidoreductase, whose protein sequence is MENILFNINDQKITCNPGTSILTAATQNGIYIPTLCFHPELKPYGACRICLVEDKKSGRLMASCVTPAVPDLEVLTDTPRILNHRRNIVRLMMAEHPESCIVCSKGNRCELRIIAAKLGVAEHGLYKMPNYKPFEQINPFITRDLSKCILCGKCIRADHELVVTGAIDYNNRGFRSRPATVHENFLENSNCTFCGTCVSVCPTGALAPKYFQHAGTPERENDSICGFCGAGCSLTIGVSGGRIVEINPSHYKSTVNGVTLCVRGHFSNDYINSPDRLTHPMIRQKDEDLKDVQVKVSWDNAMETVASKLSEIKRKHGPQSIAFIGSSKCSNEENYLFQKIARVIFQTSNVINGCYVPGQILLSYIEKKTYGTCRVTPLSDLKNAHVIFAVNVDCDHTVPVAGYHLKRAAGNGSFMIVMDSEPTDLSTLAKQWICPLPPEHLEASSADLINVISKIIIKEKAYDKDFVGCYAEGLDSFAKSLNALDENKILSQNGIKYQELEKAADSIKGKNIAFVIGPDILHTPEGMRTVDALYNLGLLAGSIGKKGCGFYIPVAENNQVGAFDMGAVPDFLPGRRFIGIDENREIFENKWQVKLPLEPGLDMAGFIEAAESGQLKAAYIMGENLIRALPQPKRVEAALGKLEFIVVQDILNNRLAKLADVILPAALFAEKSGSFTNMEGRIQTFAPAVSPPGESKADWQILSLLAKKMGYSEQYETIEKIRQEIRRVIPMYEGLGNHRQDWIRNNDSKTPFNGNGHRFIFSPVTPKSTLPIDENYPLTARIGSLRFHLGSGTRTSRSKRISLYDKKGEIEISVSDCRKLELDDDKRIRVKSAYGSIEREFRINTSLPAGHIFIPMAVNNNDVMNIVALEEINQADRCGVNLCRVKIEKV, encoded by the coding sequence GTGGAAAATATTTTGTTCAATATCAATGATCAAAAGATTACATGTAATCCCGGAACCTCCATTCTGACAGCTGCAACCCAAAATGGCATTTATATTCCCACACTGTGTTTTCATCCGGAGCTTAAACCATATGGGGCCTGCCGGATATGTCTTGTTGAAGATAAAAAATCCGGCCGTTTAATGGCTTCATGTGTAACTCCTGCCGTGCCGGACCTGGAAGTATTAACCGATACCCCCCGTATTTTAAATCATCGCCGCAATATTGTGCGTCTTATGATGGCAGAGCATCCTGAATCATGTATTGTCTGTAGTAAGGGTAATCGCTGTGAGCTTAGAATAATTGCAGCTAAATTAGGTGTGGCAGAGCATGGCCTTTACAAGATGCCGAATTACAAACCTTTTGAGCAGATCAATCCTTTCATAACAAGGGATTTAAGCAAATGCATTCTTTGCGGCAAATGCATCCGTGCGGATCACGAACTCGTAGTCACAGGAGCTATTGACTATAACAACCGGGGATTTAGATCAAGACCCGCAACGGTTCATGAAAATTTTTTAGAAAATTCCAATTGCACATTCTGCGGTACATGTGTTTCTGTATGTCCTACCGGTGCATTGGCACCAAAATACTTTCAACATGCAGGCACGCCCGAAAGAGAAAATGATTCCATCTGCGGATTCTGCGGAGCAGGATGCTCTCTTACCATCGGAGTATCCGGTGGCCGAATAGTAGAAATTAATCCGTCGCATTATAAGAGTACGGTTAATGGTGTGACTCTTTGTGTGAGAGGGCATTTCTCAAACGATTATATCAACTCACCTGACAGACTTACTCACCCCATGATCAGACAGAAAGATGAAGATTTAAAAGATGTGCAGGTAAAGGTTTCCTGGGACAATGCAATGGAAACTGTTGCTTCAAAGCTTTCCGAAATCAAGAGAAAACACGGCCCGCAAAGCATCGCATTTATTGGATCATCAAAATGTTCCAATGAGGAAAATTATTTATTCCAGAAAATCGCCCGTGTAATTTTTCAAACCTCTAACGTGATAAACGGCTGTTATGTACCGGGACAAATACTTTTATCATATATTGAAAAAAAGACATATGGGACATGCCGCGTTACACCGTTGTCTGATTTAAAAAATGCCCATGTTATTTTTGCAGTAAATGTTGATTGCGATCATACGGTGCCGGTTGCAGGTTATCATCTCAAAAGAGCTGCCGGAAACGGATCATTTATGATTGTTATGGATTCAGAGCCTACCGATCTTTCTACCTTGGCCAAACAATGGATTTGCCCTTTACCGCCTGAACACTTGGAAGCATCAAGTGCTGATTTGATAAATGTAATATCTAAAATAATAATAAAAGAGAAAGCTTATGATAAGGATTTTGTTGGCTGTTATGCTGAAGGACTCGACTCGTTTGCTAAAAGCCTGAATGCATTGGATGAGAACAAAATTTTAAGTCAAAACGGGATAAAATATCAGGAATTGGAAAAAGCGGCAGATTCGATTAAAGGCAAAAATATCGCTTTTGTTATCGGGCCTGATATTTTGCATACTCCGGAAGGCATGAGAACTGTTGATGCTTTGTATAATCTGGGACTTCTTGCCGGAAGTATTGGTAAGAAAGGATGCGGTTTTTATATTCCGGTTGCAGAAAATAATCAGGTAGGTGCTTTTGATATGGGTGCTGTTCCGGATTTTCTTCCCGGACGACGCTTTATTGGCATTGATGAAAACAGGGAAATATTTGAAAACAAGTGGCAAGTAAAACTGCCTTTAGAACCAGGGCTTGATATGGCAGGCTTTATCGAAGCGGCTGAGAGCGGACAACTAAAAGCCGCATATATTATGGGGGAAAACCTTATAAGAGCACTTCCCCAGCCAAAAAGGGTAGAAGCTGCTCTTGGAAAATTAGAATTTATAGTTGTCCAGGACATATTAAACAATCGCTTAGCAAAACTTGCCGATGTAATCCTTCCGGCGGCTTTATTTGCTGAAAAAAGCGGATCATTTACCAATATGGAAGGTCGTATCCAGACATTTGCGCCAGCAGTATCACCACCGGGTGAGTCAAAGGCGGATTGGCAGATTCTTTCCCTTTTGGCAAAAAAAATGGGATATTCTGAGCAATACGAGACAATAGAAAAAATAAGACAGGAAATCAGGCGGGTTATTCCCATGTATGAAGGGCTTGGAAATCATCGCCAGGACTGGATTAGAAATAATGATTCCAAAACACCATTTAATGGAAACGGACATCGATTTATATTTTCTCCTGTTACACCAAAGAGTACTTTGCCAATAGATGAGAATTATCCTTTAACAGCCCGAATCGGTTCTTTGCGCTTTCATTTGGGAAGTGGAACAAGAACATCTCGTTCAAAAAGAATCAGTTTATATGATAAAAAGGGTGAAATCGAGATTTCAGTATCCGATTGTCGCAAGCTTGAGTTAGATGATGATAAAAGAATCAGAGTGAAATCAGCATACGGTTCAATTGAAAGAGAATTCAGGATAAATACTTCTCTTCCTGCCGGGCATATTTTCATTCCAATGGCAGTAAATAATAATGATGTAATGAATATTGTTGCTCTTGAAGAAATAAATCAGGCGGACAGGTGTGGTGTGAATCTCTGCCGGGTTAAAATAGAAAAAGTATAA
- a CDS encoding response regulator, whose protein sequence is MDDIFTVYQAGKYCRVSSKTIINWIDAGYFKAYKTPGGHRRISINDLETFMLKQGIPIPEKETKDSRKRILVVDDDPIIVESIVQSLEEDENDYEVISASDGFEAGLQVNHFKPHLLILDIMMPDIKGNEVCKMIKSNDETKNTKIIVLSAYLDEEKFNQMKKYGADVCFSKPFPLAQLKTEVARLLGS, encoded by the coding sequence ATGGATGACATATTCACAGTATATCAAGCTGGCAAGTATTGCAGAGTATCATCTAAAACCATTATAAACTGGATCGATGCAGGATATTTCAAGGCTTATAAAACTCCGGGAGGACATCGCCGTATCAGCATAAATGACCTTGAAACATTTATGCTAAAACAAGGAATTCCGATTCCTGAAAAAGAGACAAAAGATAGCCGCAAAAGAATTCTTGTGGTTGATGATGATCCCATAATTGTTGAATCAATTGTGCAATCGCTGGAAGAAGATGAAAATGACTATGAGGTTATCTCTGCATCTGACGGATTTGAGGCAGGTCTCCAGGTCAATCATTTTAAGCCTCATCTCTTAATTCTTGATATCATGATGCCTGATATCAAGGGAAATGAGGTATGCAAAATGATAAAGAGTAATGATGAAACTAAAAATACCAAAATTATAGTTTTGTCAGCATATCTTGATGAAGAAAAATTTAATCAGATGAAAAAATACGGTGCCGATGTCTGCTTTTCCAAACCTTTTCCTCTTGCTCAATTAAAAACCGAAGTAGCGCGATTGCTTGGATCGTAA
- a CDS encoding 2-hydroxyacyl-CoA dehydratase family protein, protein MSEDYRDMWKNLGLDLDAHDMLLGVLGKAYRDIYAAQKNRPQNMGYFDFVMSEVHGLRIKELLDEKEAGRKIIGSYCVFVPEEIVLAANATLVGLCSGADFAMEEVEKYLPRNTCALIKSAFGFKLGKVCPYLESADMVVGENTCDGKKKAYESLSSLVENLYVMDLPQMKSVQGRALLKAEYYRFKAAVENLTGVSITTESLQQAIRTVNAKRSAIHRLLALRKADPAPISGLDALLANQVSFYDNPARFTQSVNKICDELEVRIKENKGVFPKKTPRILVSGCPQAVPNWKLSSIVETSGAVIVGEESCVGERGVRNLTDESGKTVDEMIEDIVDRYYKIDCAVFSPNKERLDHIREMVATHKADGVVLYGLQFCQPYIMESMPIEKVLENDNIPVLSIETDYSMEDAGQLKTRIEAFLEMLG, encoded by the coding sequence ATGAGCGAAGATTACCGTGATATGTGGAAGAATCTGGGGCTTGATCTTGATGCCCATGATATGTTGCTTGGGGTTTTGGGAAAAGCGTATCGTGATATTTATGCAGCGCAAAAAAACCGGCCTCAAAATATGGGGTATTTCGATTTTGTTATGAGTGAAGTACATGGTTTGCGGATAAAAGAGCTTTTGGATGAAAAAGAAGCCGGGCGAAAAATCATCGGATCATACTGTGTATTTGTGCCGGAAGAAATTGTATTAGCTGCCAATGCCACTCTGGTAGGGCTTTGCTCCGGTGCTGACTTTGCAATGGAAGAAGTGGAAAAATATTTGCCGAGAAATACTTGCGCACTTATTAAATCCGCATTCGGGTTTAAGCTCGGCAAGGTCTGTCCATATCTGGAAAGCGCCGATATGGTTGTTGGCGAAAACACCTGTGACGGTAAAAAGAAAGCATATGAATCATTAAGCTCTCTTGTTGAAAACCTTTATGTAATGGATTTGCCCCAGATGAAATCAGTGCAGGGCAGGGCGCTTTTAAAAGCTGAATACTACCGGTTTAAAGCAGCTGTTGAAAATCTTACAGGAGTATCCATTACCACAGAATCCTTGCAACAGGCTATTCGGACTGTAAATGCCAAAAGAAGCGCCATACATCGGCTTTTGGCTCTGCGCAAAGCCGATCCGGCGCCCATATCCGGATTGGATGCGCTTTTGGCAAACCAGGTTTCTTTCTATGATAATCCAGCTCGGTTTACTCAGTCTGTCAATAAGATCTGTGATGAATTGGAAGTCAGAATCAAAGAGAATAAAGGTGTTTTCCCGAAAAAGACCCCCCGTATTCTTGTTTCAGGATGTCCACAGGCTGTGCCCAACTGGAAGCTTTCCTCTATAGTGGAAACCTCAGGCGCTGTTATTGTGGGAGAAGAATCCTGTGTTGGTGAAAGAGGTGTGCGCAATCTGACGGATGAATCCGGTAAAACGGTTGACGAAATGATTGAAGACATTGTGGATCGCTATTACAAAATCGATTGCGCAGTTTTTTCGCCGAATAAAGAACGCCTGGATCATATCCGGGAAATGGTAGCTACACACAAGGCGGACGGGGTGGTCCTCTACGGTTTGCAATTTTGCCAGCCATATATCATGGAATCCATGCCTATTGAAAAAGTTCTTGAAAATGACAACATTCCGGTACTCAGTATAGAAACCGATTACAGTATGGAGGATGCAGGGCAGTTAAAAACAAGGATTGAAGCTTTTCTTGAAATGTTAGGTTAA
- the selD gene encoding selenide, water dikinase SelD, translating into MEDKKKLRLTETVTGAGUASKLAPGDLDRALCGMVFPTNENVLVGLDRADDAGVYKVSDDLALIQTVDFFTPIVDDPYWFGQIAAANALSDVYAMGGTPKTAMNLVGFPIKTMDIDVLRQIIQGGLDKLTEAGTVLVGGHSIEDKELKYGLSVMGFVHPKRVLTKNNLKAGDCLILTKPLGTGIINTAIKGGLASNELIDTVTRLMATLNRDAAEVMMEFPVHACTDITGFGLLGHMAEMVIGSGLGIHIQANSVPVLKEALEYAAMGMIPGGMHKNRKFREHIVDISSSVDILLQDVFFDPQTSGGLLICVAADSAKELLDRLQEKGILQAAMIGEVTTEPGEKIKIT; encoded by the coding sequence TTGGAAGACAAAAAGAAATTACGTCTTACTGAAACGGTTACAGGCGCTGGTTGAGCGTCTAAACTTGCGCCAGGGGACCTGGACAGAGCATTGTGCGGAATGGTGTTTCCAACAAACGAAAATGTTTTGGTAGGCTTGGACCGGGCAGATGATGCTGGTGTTTACAAAGTTTCAGATGATCTGGCGTTAATCCAGACAGTGGACTTTTTTACACCTATTGTAGATGATCCTTACTGGTTTGGTCAAATTGCTGCTGCCAATGCTCTTAGTGATGTTTATGCTATGGGTGGAACACCTAAAACAGCCATGAACCTGGTCGGCTTTCCGATCAAGACCATGGATATAGATGTTCTGCGTCAAATAATCCAGGGCGGCCTTGATAAGCTTACGGAAGCAGGTACAGTACTTGTTGGCGGTCACAGTATTGAGGATAAGGAATTAAAATACGGCTTATCAGTCATGGGATTTGTGCATCCCAAGCGGGTGCTTACAAAGAATAATCTGAAAGCAGGAGACTGTTTGATTCTGACAAAGCCTCTTGGTACAGGCATTATAAATACTGCCATAAAAGGTGGACTTGCATCCAACGAACTTATTGATACTGTAACCCGGCTTATGGCAACTTTAAACCGCGATGCCGCAGAAGTTATGATGGAGTTTCCGGTTCATGCCTGTACGGATATTACCGGTTTCGGGCTTCTTGGACATATGGCTGAGATGGTGATTGGCTCGGGCCTGGGTATTCATATCCAGGCAAACAGTGTGCCGGTCTTAAAAGAAGCATTAGAATATGCCGCTATGGGAATGATACCTGGCGGAATGCATAAAAACCGGAAGTTCCGGGAGCATATAGTAGATATTTCATCTTCTGTGGATATTTTGCTTCAGGATGTTTTTTTTGATCCTCAGACATCCGGCGGTTTACTGATCTGTGTTGCTGCTGATAGCGCCAAAGAGCTTCTTGATCGGTTGCAAGAAAAAGGGATCTTACAAGCTGCCATGATCGGAGAAGTTACAACGGAACCTGGAGAAAAAATTAAAATTACATGA
- a CDS encoding methylenetetrahydrofolate reductase, producing MKLKEALQRKDFVVTSEFQSPMDKDPNELIESLKLVRGRVDGVSLSEIDFEGVAVDSINACDVLKHNRFEPIYQTTTRNKDRLQLQQDLLHAHESCIDNLLVFTEDYRITGDSLNEMMFFHVDAGKLQSVLEHLRKGQTLEGKELSASAEFFMGSGVESGWGKNVPDLEMKEMEEMIQIGTGYFLTTPVFDLDRFEKFLGRTNTFGIPVIAEVMIIRTAGMAKFLNRHMKPGLVPEWMIRKLSEAADKEQASIELFSDTIKGLKQLCQGVHIITIGGEDKLRKYFDAAGLK from the coding sequence ATGAAGCTTAAAGAAGCTCTCCAGCGAAAAGATTTTGTTGTGACTTCTGAATTTCAGTCCCCTATGGATAAGGATCCGAATGAGCTTATCGAAAGCCTGAAGCTTGTCAGAGGCCGCGTAGATGGCGTATCACTGTCAGAGATTGATTTTGAAGGTGTTGCCGTTGATAGCATTAATGCTTGTGATGTCCTCAAACACAATCGTTTTGAACCCATATATCAAACTACTACCAGAAATAAGGATCGACTTCAGCTTCAACAAGACCTTCTGCATGCGCATGAATCCTGTATAGATAATCTGTTGGTATTTACTGAAGATTACCGTATTACCGGCGACAGTCTTAATGAAATGATGTTTTTCCATGTGGATGCCGGTAAGTTGCAATCCGTTCTTGAACATCTGCGAAAGGGCCAAACATTAGAAGGAAAAGAACTATCTGCTAGTGCGGAATTTTTTATGGGATCAGGTGTTGAGTCGGGTTGGGGTAAAAATGTTCCCGATCTTGAAATGAAGGAAATGGAAGAAATGATTCAAATCGGAACGGGTTATTTTCTAACTACGCCGGTATTTGATCTTGATCGTTTTGAGAAATTTCTGGGTCGTACGAATACCTTCGGGATTCCGGTAATTGCAGAAGTAATGATAATACGAACTGCAGGAATGGCTAAGTTTTTAAACCGTCATATGAAACCAGGATTGGTGCCTGAATGGATGATAAGAAAACTTTCCGAAGCAGCGGATAAAGAACAAGCAAGCATAGAATTGTTTTCGGATACTATTAAAGGCTTAAAGCAGCTTTGCCAGGGTGTTCATATTATTACAATAGGTGGTGAAGATAAGTTGAGGAAATATTTTGATGCTGCCGGCTTAAAATAA